Within Streptomyces roseirectus, the genomic segment CCGGAGCGCGTGCGGCCATGTACCCTACGTGTCGCACCAGCACGGGGTATGGCGCAGCTTGGTAGCGCGTCCGCTTTGGGAGCGGAAGGCCGTGGGTTCAAATCCCGCTACCCCGACCAGCTACGCGATCACTGTCGTGATCGGCTTTGGGGCGTCTCGGCGGCTGCGGTTACTATGCAGGCTGCACGCCCGTGTCTCTCTACTCTCTGGAAGTCTCCGGGCGGCGATCGGCGGACCATTCGAGGTCCCGCCGGCAAACCAAGAAGTCAGCCACCAAGGAGACCGAACCGTGAAGAGCGCCGTGGAGACCCTGAACCCGACTCGGGTTCGGCTCACTGTCGAGGTGCCCTTCGAGGAGCTCAAGGACAGCCTCGACGCGGCGTACAAGAAGATCAACCAGCAGGTCACGGTCAAGGGCTTCCGCAAGGGCAAGATCCCGGCCCGGGTCATCGACCAGCGCTTCGGCCGCGGTGCGGTGCTGGAGGAGGCCGTCAACGACGCCCTCCCGAAGTTCTACACGGACGCGGTCAACGAGGCCGAGCTGAGCGTCCTGGGCCAGCCCGAGGTCGACATCACCGAGCTGAAGGACGGCGAGACGCTGAACTTCACCGCCGAGGTCGACGTCCGCCCCGCCCTTGAGCTCCCCGAGGACTTCTCCTCCATCGAGGTCGAGGTCGACGCGGTCGAGGTCACCGACGAGGACGTCGAGAAGTCGGTCGAGCAGCTGCGCGAGCGCTTCGCCTCCACCTCGCCGGTCGAGCGCGCCGCCGAGGAGGGCGACGTCGTCACCGTCGACCTGGAGGCCAAGGTCGACGGCGAGGTGCTGGAGGACGGCATCGCCAGCGGCGTCTCCTACACCATCGGCTCCGGCGAACTGCTCGAAGGCATCGACGACGCCGTGAAGGGCCTGGAGGCCGGTGGCGAGGCCACCTTCACCTCCGAGCTGAAGGGCGGCACCGGCGCGGGCAAGGAGGCCGAGGTCACCGTCAAGGTCACCCAGGTCGCCGCCCGTGAACTGCCCGAGCTGGACGACGAGTTCGCGCAGCTCGCCTCCGAGTTCGACACGCTGGAGGAGCTGAAGGCGGACAGCCGCAAGCGCCTGGCGAACATGAAGCAGTACGACCAGGCCACGCAGGCCCAGGAGCGCGTCCTGGAGAAGCTGCTGGAGCTCGTCGAGGTCCCCGT encodes:
- the tig gene encoding trigger factor; the encoded protein is MKSAVETLNPTRVRLTVEVPFEELKDSLDAAYKKINQQVTVKGFRKGKIPARVIDQRFGRGAVLEEAVNDALPKFYTDAVNEAELSVLGQPEVDITELKDGETLNFTAEVDVRPALELPEDFSSIEVEVDAVEVTDEDVEKSVEQLRERFASTSPVERAAEEGDVVTVDLEAKVDGEVLEDGIASGVSYTIGSGELLEGIDDAVKGLEAGGEATFTSELKGGTGAGKEAEVTVKVTQVAARELPELDDEFAQLASEFDTLEELKADSRKRLANMKQYDQATQAQERVLEKLLELVEVPVPEKLLEDEVNTRKHNLEHHQLPQMGLDLDKYLELQGKTAEEFETETRDAAVKGIKTQFVLDELTKREKLSVNQEELTEHLMRRAASSGMSPDQFAQAVVEGNQVQLLVGEVARGKALALVVESATVKDTNGEVIDLDDEDEDEEGAEASAETADAAAEEKADA